One window of uncultured Trichococcus sp. genomic DNA carries:
- a CDS encoding polysaccharide biosynthesis protein, which yields MENNRLKQMMKGALLLSLAAFISKILSAVYRVPFQNMVGNTGFYVYQQVYPIYGIGMTFALSGFPVFLSKMIAETPDSWTRKMMMKRSLIILGAFGFSLFLGIYGFSSQLAQLMGDPDLKPILQSVSWMFLWMPILATLRGYFQGNYRMEPTAISQVAEQLVRVGAILFAAYLYTKTKGDLYAMGANAMSGATVGAVLASVMLLAAYYKERQNLYPPLLGEGQAMQQAPAARWGRLIRRYATEGATICLLSAILVLFQLIDSFTLYNGLLDGGTASDLAKNIKGIYDRGQPLVQLGMVVGTGFSASFIPMMSRAHAQDRQCEFTRSAVSLLRMTSVFSAAAVTGLLSILPNVNNMLFGDREGVAVLSVYILAIFAASVMTAYHSILQSLGQYKISLVALAAGLAVKFFGNLLLVEPLGTMGASIALIAGLVAMLLVLWLNSERALREVWFTDRFLLKLMAGCAVLFVAAGALRIGLERYLFTDGGRLADSAIAAVTVCAGVGVFLWYILKVKLFTLREWVSIPFGKKLLRKLPDKTSDLK from the coding sequence ATGGAAAATAATCGCTTGAAGCAGATGATGAAAGGCGCCTTATTGTTGTCTCTGGCCGCTTTCATCAGCAAGATACTCAGCGCGGTGTATCGTGTGCCATTCCAGAATATGGTGGGGAACACAGGCTTTTACGTCTATCAGCAAGTTTATCCCATCTATGGCATCGGCATGACGTTCGCTTTATCGGGCTTTCCGGTATTTCTTTCAAAAATGATTGCGGAAACGCCGGACAGCTGGACCCGCAAAATGATGATGAAGCGCAGCCTGATTATACTTGGCGCCTTCGGCTTCAGCCTGTTCCTGGGCATCTACGGTTTTTCGAGTCAACTTGCGCAGCTGATGGGGGACCCGGACTTGAAACCTATTTTGCAGTCGGTATCCTGGATGTTTCTATGGATGCCGATACTGGCGACGTTGCGGGGATATTTCCAAGGCAACTACCGCATGGAGCCGACAGCGATATCGCAAGTGGCGGAGCAACTGGTGCGTGTCGGAGCGATCCTTTTTGCGGCTTATCTGTACACGAAAACCAAAGGCGACCTTTATGCGATGGGCGCAAATGCCATGAGCGGCGCGACTGTCGGGGCAGTTCTGGCCAGCGTAATGCTTTTGGCTGCCTATTACAAAGAGAGGCAAAATCTTTATCCGCCACTGCTTGGTGAGGGGCAGGCAATGCAGCAGGCGCCCGCCGCCCGATGGGGACGCTTGATCCGACGTTATGCGACTGAAGGGGCGACGATTTGCCTGCTCAGCGCTATCCTGGTCCTGTTCCAACTCATTGATTCATTCACGCTCTACAATGGCTTGCTGGATGGCGGCACAGCCAGCGACTTGGCCAAAAATATCAAAGGGATCTACGACCGGGGCCAACCGCTTGTGCAGTTGGGTATGGTGGTGGGGACCGGGTTTTCGGCCAGCTTCATTCCGATGATGAGCCGAGCGCATGCTCAAGATCGCCAATGCGAATTCACCCGATCCGCCGTATCGTTGCTGCGGATGACAAGTGTCTTTTCGGCAGCTGCGGTGACTGGTTTGCTGTCCATTTTGCCGAACGTCAACAACATGCTTTTTGGAGACCGGGAAGGCGTCGCCGTTTTGTCCGTATACATTTTGGCCATCTTTGCGGCCTCGGTCATGACCGCCTATCATTCGATCCTTCAGAGTCTGGGTCAGTACAAGATTTCCTTGGTTGCCCTGGCAGCCGGTCTTGCGGTCAAGTTCTTCGGCAATCTGCTGTTGGTGGAACCGTTGGGGACGATGGGGGCAAGCATCGCTTTGATAGCCGGTCTGGTCGCCATGCTGTTGGTGCTTTGGCTGAACAGCGAACGCGCCTTGCGGGAAGTTTGGTTTACGGATCGCTTCCTCTTGAAACTAATGGCCGGCTGCGCGGTGCTTTTTGTTGCGGCAGGGGCGCTCCGGATCGGCCTGGAAAGGTATCTCTTCACGGATGGAGGCCGGCTGGCGGATTCCGCGATAGCTGCAGTGACGGTTTGTGCGGGTGTGGGCGTATTCTTATGGTATATTCTAAAAGTGAAGCTCTTTACATTACGGGAGTGGGTAAGTATTCCGTTCGGGAAAAAACTGCTGCGCAAATTGCCGGATAAAACGAGCGACTTAAAATAG
- the mfd gene encoding transcription-repair coupling factor: MKDIEKYLKSTKNIQTLLSEINAELPQLVSGLSGSGRNLLTNILFEELQKPIIVLTPNLLQATQVYEDISQLAPDVPLHIFPVEESVAAELAFSSPEYRSQRVETLDFLKSGKKGIVVIPAAGFKKILSPASIWETHCLDFSVGMELDLDSLPEKLVAMGYTRERMVASPGEFSIRGGIIDIYALNEENPLRMELFDTEIDTLRYFDAYTQKSSEAIETVRILPAHDTIFTKEEIAKQASAVEKKAEKAIKAIKNQEVKENMTSFFSDLTDNMKRGELPRDPQLYTSLVYPEQPTVLDYIAEDALLIVDDYSRILEVERTIESESSEWKMAKVSEGVCLPSQDFSADIREVIKKSKQHRIYYALFHRGFGNMRFHGVYPFQYRTLNNFFSQMPQVKLEMERWLKQHMTVFMMVPSAERAEKVQRIFADFGIHSYIKGNAPVIENKVNILIGGMANGFELPQEKVVFVTEKELFNKVTKKQPRRQKMTNAERLKSYTELNPGDYVVHVNHGIGLYTGMETIEVGGVHQDYMSIAYQEGAKLFIPVTQIHLIQKYVSSDAKTPKMHKLGGTEWTKTKKKVASKIEDIADELIELYANRESEKGYAYQPDTPEQLEFENAFPYTETDDQLRSAAEIKADMESIKPMDRLLVGDVGYGKTEVAMRAIFKAVQEGKQAAFLVPTTILAQQHYESLTQRFEEYPFEIGLLSRFRTKKQQEETLAGIRKGTVDIVIGTHRILSKDVVFADLGLLVVDEEQRFGVKHKERLKQLKASVDVLTLTATPIPRTLHMSMLGVRDLSVIETPPANRYPVQTYVMEQNNGAVRDAIEREMARGGQAFYLYNRVETIEKKAEEIRELVPDVRVAVAHGQMTEVQLENVIMDFIEGRYDVLVTTTIIETGVDIPNVNTLFIENADRMGLSQLYQLRGRVGRTNRIAYAYLMYQPNKMLTEVSEKRLQSIKEFTELGAGFKIAMRDLSIRGAGNLLGAQQHGFIDSVGFDLYSEMLGEAVAAKRGLKAKAKRSVVEIDLSIDAYIPADYIEDERQKIDFYKRIQRIDGVADYDEIDADLIDRFGDYPQEVSDLLEVGLIKNYAEKSQIETIKRQGETIVITFSQEATVRLQGPAVFEALSKIPLKAQVNLNNAKLVVSLVIGKLPNRQWLNHLNAFVKACVAEAAETPGESDGK, translated from the coding sequence ATGAAAGATATAGAGAAATATTTGAAGAGCACGAAAAATATACAGACATTATTGTCTGAAATCAATGCAGAACTGCCGCAGTTGGTTTCAGGGCTTTCCGGTTCAGGCCGCAATCTGCTGACGAATATCCTGTTCGAGGAATTGCAGAAGCCGATCATTGTATTGACACCCAATCTGCTCCAAGCTACCCAAGTGTATGAAGACATCAGTCAATTGGCTCCGGATGTTCCTCTCCATATCTTCCCTGTGGAGGAATCGGTCGCTGCCGAACTGGCTTTTTCATCACCGGAGTACCGCAGTCAACGGGTCGAAACGTTGGATTTTCTGAAGAGCGGCAAAAAAGGGATCGTCGTGATCCCGGCTGCCGGATTCAAAAAAATCCTCTCTCCAGCTTCGATATGGGAAACGCATTGCCTTGATTTTTCCGTTGGCATGGAGTTGGATCTGGACAGCCTGCCTGAGAAATTGGTCGCAATGGGCTATACCCGCGAACGGATGGTTGCCAGCCCAGGCGAGTTCAGCATTCGCGGGGGCATCATCGACATCTATGCCCTGAACGAGGAGAACCCCTTGCGAATGGAACTGTTCGATACCGAAATCGACACATTGCGCTATTTCGATGCCTACACCCAAAAATCCAGCGAGGCCATCGAAACTGTCCGGATCTTACCGGCGCATGACACGATCTTCACGAAAGAGGAGATTGCGAAGCAGGCAAGCGCGGTGGAAAAAAAGGCTGAAAAAGCCATCAAAGCCATCAAGAATCAAGAGGTCAAAGAAAATATGACAAGCTTTTTCTCTGATCTGACAGATAACATGAAGCGCGGTGAACTGCCCAGGGATCCGCAACTGTATACAAGCTTGGTCTATCCGGAACAGCCGACAGTTTTGGACTATATCGCCGAAGATGCGCTGCTGATTGTGGATGATTACAGCCGGATACTTGAGGTGGAACGGACAATCGAAAGCGAATCATCGGAATGGAAGATGGCCAAGGTGTCGGAAGGCGTCTGTCTGCCTTCGCAGGATTTCAGCGCCGACATCCGCGAGGTGATCAAAAAATCCAAACAGCATCGCATCTATTATGCGCTGTTCCACAGAGGCTTCGGAAACATGCGTTTCCACGGAGTCTATCCTTTCCAATACCGCACACTGAACAACTTCTTCAGTCAGATGCCGCAAGTCAAATTGGAAATGGAACGTTGGCTCAAGCAGCATATGACGGTTTTCATGATGGTCCCTTCTGCCGAACGTGCCGAAAAGGTGCAGCGGATATTCGCGGACTTCGGCATCCACAGTTACATCAAAGGGAACGCCCCTGTTATTGAGAACAAAGTGAACATCCTGATCGGCGGTATGGCGAACGGATTTGAATTGCCGCAGGAAAAAGTCGTGTTTGTCACTGAAAAGGAACTATTCAACAAGGTCACAAAGAAGCAGCCGCGCCGCCAGAAAATGACGAATGCGGAGAGGTTGAAGAGTTACACAGAACTGAATCCTGGTGATTACGTCGTGCATGTGAATCACGGGATTGGCCTCTACACCGGCATGGAAACCATCGAAGTCGGAGGCGTCCACCAAGATTACATGTCGATCGCTTATCAGGAAGGCGCTAAACTGTTCATTCCTGTGACGCAGATCCATCTGATTCAAAAATATGTGTCTTCCGACGCCAAAACGCCTAAAATGCACAAATTGGGCGGAACGGAATGGACGAAAACGAAAAAGAAAGTCGCCTCGAAAATCGAAGATATCGCCGATGAATTGATCGAACTGTACGCCAATCGGGAATCCGAAAAAGGCTATGCCTATCAACCCGATACGCCGGAGCAACTCGAATTCGAAAATGCCTTCCCTTATACCGAAACCGACGATCAACTGCGCAGTGCCGCTGAAATCAAGGCGGACATGGAGAGCATCAAACCGATGGATCGCTTGCTGGTCGGCGATGTCGGATACGGCAAGACGGAAGTGGCGATGCGCGCCATCTTCAAGGCGGTGCAGGAAGGAAAACAAGCCGCGTTCCTTGTCCCTACGACCATCTTGGCGCAACAGCACTATGAATCGTTGACGCAACGGTTTGAAGAGTACCCGTTCGAGATCGGTTTGTTGAGCCGTTTCCGCACGAAAAAACAGCAGGAGGAAACGTTGGCGGGCATCCGGAAAGGCACGGTCGATATCGTCATTGGCACGCACCGGATCTTATCGAAGGACGTCGTGTTCGCTGATTTGGGATTATTGGTGGTCGACGAAGAGCAACGTTTCGGCGTAAAGCACAAGGAGCGCTTGAAACAACTGAAAGCTTCCGTGGACGTCTTGACGCTGACGGCAACTCCGATTCCGCGGACCCTGCATATGTCGATGCTGGGTGTCAGGGATCTCTCTGTCATCGAAACACCGCCGGCAAACCGCTACCCGGTTCAGACGTATGTCATGGAGCAGAATAACGGAGCCGTCAGGGATGCGATCGAAAGGGAAATGGCCCGCGGAGGTCAAGCCTTCTACCTCTACAACCGAGTGGAAACCATCGAAAAGAAAGCCGAAGAGATACGCGAGCTCGTTCCTGATGTCCGCGTCGCAGTGGCGCACGGCCAGATGACGGAAGTCCAGCTCGAAAATGTCATCATGGATTTTATCGAGGGCCGCTACGATGTGCTGGTCACCACAACCATCATCGAAACAGGTGTGGACATCCCGAACGTCAACACCCTCTTCATCGAAAATGCAGATCGGATGGGCTTGTCGCAGCTTTACCAACTGCGCGGACGTGTCGGCAGAACGAATCGGATTGCCTATGCCTATCTGATGTACCAGCCGAATAAAATGCTGACCGAAGTCAGTGAGAAAAGACTGCAGTCCATCAAAGAATTCACGGAGCTGGGTGCGGGCTTCAAAATTGCCATGCGTGACCTATCGATCCGAGGAGCGGGTAATCTTTTGGGTGCGCAGCAACACGGCTTCATCGACTCGGTCGGATTCGATCTGTACTCCGAAATGCTGGGAGAGGCAGTTGCAGCCAAACGAGGACTGAAAGCGAAAGCGAAGCGTTCCGTCGTCGAAATCGACTTGAGCATAGACGCATACATACCTGCCGATTACATAGAGGATGAGCGCCAGAAAATCGATTTCTACAAACGGATCCAACGCATCGACGGTGTGGCTGATTACGATGAAATCGATGCGGATCTGATCGACCGTTTCGGCGATTACCCGCAAGAAGTTTCCGATCTGTTGGAGGTCGGTCTGATCAAAAATTATGCCGAGAAAAGCCAGATCGAAACGATCAAACGCCAAGGCGAGACTATCGTCATCACCTTTTCACAGGAAGCGACCGTCCGCTTGCAGGGGCCGGCTGTGTTTGAAGCGCTCAGCAAAATCCCATTGAAGGCGCAGGTCAACTTGAATAATGCCAAATTGGTTGTCAGCCTGGTCATCGGGAAACTGCCGAACCGCCAATGGCTGAACCATCTCAATGCATTCGTGAAAGCATGCGTAGCCGAAGCAGCCGAAACACCGGGAGAAAGCGATGGAAAATAA
- the pth gene encoding aminoacyl-tRNA hydrolase, translated as MKMIVGLGNPGPKYTDTKHNVGFIALDEWAFQNKEKYNKNKFEALYIETTINGEKVLFVKPLTFMNDSGRAVRPLMDYYNIPIENLIVVYDDMDMPVGKIRLRQKGGAGGHNGIKSLIQHLGTQDFNRIRIGVGRPQNNMTVIQHVLSPFPKDEHAEMLHSVRESVEAIDHFIKGNNFLETMNQFNKKG; from the coding sequence ATGAAAATGATCGTTGGATTGGGGAACCCGGGTCCTAAGTATACCGATACGAAGCACAATGTCGGCTTTATTGCTTTAGACGAGTGGGCCTTTCAGAATAAAGAGAAATACAATAAAAATAAATTTGAAGCGTTATACATAGAAACCACCATAAACGGGGAAAAGGTTTTGTTCGTCAAACCGCTGACGTTCATGAATGATTCGGGAAGAGCGGTAAGGCCGCTGATGGACTACTACAACATCCCAATCGAGAATCTGATTGTCGTATACGATGATATGGATATGCCGGTCGGCAAAATTCGGCTTCGTCAAAAAGGCGGCGCCGGCGGACATAATGGCATTAAAAGTTTGATTCAGCACTTGGGGACCCAGGATTTCAACCGGATCCGCATCGGTGTCGGAAGACCCCAAAACAATATGACGGTCATTCAACACGTGCTGAGTCCTTTTCCAAAGGACGAACATGCCGAAATGCTGCATTCCGTACGAGAAAGTGTCGAGGCGATCGACCACTTCATCAAAGGGAACAATTTTTTGGAGACAATGAATCAATTCAATAAAAAAGGCTAG
- a CDS encoding L-lactate dehydrogenase, producing the protein MAELSGSTGQKIILVGDGAVGSSYAFALVTQNIGHELGIIDINKAKTEGDAIDLSHALAYTSPKKIYAASYADCHDADIVVLTAGAAQKPGETRLDLVSKNLRIFKSIIGEIMASGFDGIFLVASNPVDVLTYATWKFSGLPANRVIGSGTSLDSARFRQSISALVGVDARNVHAYILGEHGDTEFPVWSHANVGGLQIYEWVKQTSAVDEKALVDVFFKVRDAAYEIIEKKGATFYGIAVALARITKAILNDENAIMPLSVYLDGEYEHKDIFIGVPAVINRSGIRNIIEIPLSDAEQEKMDLSATTLKKVLEEGFASLEADEK; encoded by the coding sequence ATGGCAGAATTGAGTGGAAGTACAGGACAAAAAATTATTTTAGTCGGTGACGGCGCTGTAGGATCAAGCTATGCGTTTGCATTGGTTACACAAAATATTGGTCATGAGTTGGGTATCATCGATATCAACAAAGCAAAAACTGAGGGAGACGCAATCGATCTTTCCCACGCTTTAGCTTATACCTCACCCAAGAAAATTTATGCAGCATCATACGCAGATTGCCACGACGCTGATATCGTTGTGTTGACTGCAGGAGCTGCTCAGAAACCTGGTGAAACACGTCTCGATCTAGTCAGCAAAAACTTACGCATCTTTAAGTCAATCATCGGGGAAATCATGGCAAGCGGATTCGACGGCATTTTCTTGGTCGCATCCAATCCAGTCGATGTCCTCACTTATGCGACTTGGAAATTTTCAGGACTTCCTGCTAATCGCGTCATCGGTTCCGGTACTTCTCTGGATAGCGCTCGCTTCCGCCAAAGCATCTCTGCGCTGGTTGGCGTAGATGCACGTAACGTTCACGCCTATATCCTAGGGGAACATGGCGACACCGAATTCCCTGTATGGTCCCACGCCAATGTCGGCGGCCTGCAGATTTATGAATGGGTGAAACAAACCTCTGCTGTCGATGAGAAAGCATTAGTCGATGTATTCTTCAAGGTACGCGACGCTGCCTATGAAATCATCGAGAAAAAAGGAGCGACTTTCTACGGTATCGCCGTAGCCTTAGCCCGTATCACAAAAGCGATCCTGAACGACGAAAATGCGATCATGCCTTTATCCGTCTACTTAGATGGGGAATATGAACACAAAGACATCTTCATCGGCGTTCCTGCGGTCATCAACCGTTCCGGTATCCGCAACATCATCGAAATTCCTTTATCTGATGCAGAACAGGAAAAAATGGACCTATCCGCTACAACACTGAAAAAAGTGTTGGAAGAAGGATTCGCCAGCCTGGAAGCGGACGAAAAATAA
- a CDS encoding nuclease-related domain-containing protein, whose translation MHTRSHLGKADHYRFINRKKGFRGEGGLDVHTEPLSENCIVLNDLQLEVRESSFQIDALLIFSDMIKLYEIKNYEGMHQWGEGYFIKSSGFLLENPSMQLQRTKVRLEFLLSEMGLQTRVEAYVIFVNPEFTLVGAPNETSYILPSQIPGHFRNMPKTTGITAEQYRLADSLIALHDPNYSFKLPEYHYENMKKGVPCPDCGTLKDTFRGQHQICDECGKKININEAIRTGISDFRILFPDDKITTSRITDWCGIGDSNRISNILKSEFQVMGKNRGRYFI comes from the coding sequence TTGCACACGCGCAGCCATCTTGGGAAGGCCGATCATTACCGGTTCATCAATCGAAAGAAGGGATTCAGGGGTGAAGGCGGACTTGATGTGCACACCGAGCCCCTCAGTGAAAATTGCATTGTCTTGAACGATCTTCAGTTGGAAGTCAGGGAATCCTCTTTCCAGATTGATGCGCTCTTGATTTTCTCGGATATGATCAAACTCTACGAAATCAAAAATTATGAAGGTATGCATCAGTGGGGAGAAGGATACTTCATAAAATCATCCGGGTTTTTATTGGAGAATCCATCCATGCAACTGCAGAGAACGAAAGTGCGCTTGGAATTCCTGCTGTCGGAGATGGGACTTCAGACGAGAGTGGAAGCTTATGTCATTTTCGTAAATCCCGAATTCACCTTGGTTGGCGCTCCAAATGAAACCAGCTATATCCTTCCCAGTCAAATTCCCGGGCATTTCCGGAACATGCCCAAAACCACTGGGATAACTGCCGAACAATACAGACTTGCAGATTCACTCATAGCTCTTCACGATCCCAATTATTCTTTCAAGTTACCAGAATATCACTACGAGAACATGAAGAAAGGTGTGCCCTGTCCAGATTGCGGGACGCTGAAGGATACATTTAGAGGCCAACATCAGATTTGCGATGAATGCGGAAAGAAAATCAACATAAATGAAGCAATCAGAACCGGCATATCCGACTTCCGCATTTTGTTTCCGGATGATAAAATTACAACCAGCCGCATCACGGACTGGTGTGGCATCGGCGATTCAAATCGCATAAGCAATATACTTAAGTCAGAATTTCAAGTGATGGGGAAAAACCGTGGGCGATATTTCATTTGA
- a CDS encoding ribose-phosphate diphosphokinase yields the protein MTEHYKDPKLKIFSLSSNRPLAEKIAADVGVELGTLSSSQFSDGEIKINIDESIRGCHVYVIQSTSSPVNDHLMELLIMIDALKRASAKTINIVMPYYGYARQDRKAQSREPITAKLVANMITQAGADRLLTLDMHAPQIQGFFDIPVDHLLGAPLLASYFLDHEVLHHDVVVVSPDHGGVTRARKLAEFIKAPIAIIDKRRPKANVAEVMNIIGNVEGKKCILIDDMIDTAGTITLAAQALQDAGALDVYACCTHAVLSGPAMDRINNSVIKELIVTDSIDIPAEKVSEKIVQVSVSQLIAEAIKRIHENRSVSPLFQEKFVIID from the coding sequence ATGACAGAACATTACAAAGATCCAAAACTTAAGATTTTTTCCTTAAGTTCAAATCGCCCTTTGGCTGAGAAAATTGCGGCTGACGTTGGTGTGGAGTTAGGAACCCTTTCCTCATCTCAATTCAGCGACGGTGAAATCAAGATCAACATCGACGAAAGTATCCGTGGTTGCCACGTTTACGTCATCCAATCGACAAGTTCTCCGGTAAATGACCACTTGATGGAACTTTTGATCATGATCGATGCTTTGAAACGTGCGAGCGCCAAAACAATCAACATTGTAATGCCGTACTATGGCTATGCACGCCAAGACCGCAAAGCGCAATCACGCGAACCGATCACAGCAAAATTAGTGGCGAACATGATCACGCAAGCCGGCGCCGACAGATTGTTGACACTTGATATGCATGCTCCTCAAATCCAAGGCTTCTTCGATATCCCGGTCGATCATTTGTTGGGAGCTCCGTTATTGGCAAGCTACTTCCTGGATCACGAAGTTCTGCACCATGACGTAGTCGTTGTTTCGCCTGATCACGGTGGCGTGACAAGAGCCCGCAAATTGGCTGAATTCATCAAAGCACCAATCGCCATCATCGACAAGAGAAGACCGAAAGCCAATGTTGCTGAAGTCATGAACATCATCGGCAATGTCGAAGGCAAAAAATGTATCCTGATCGACGATATGATCGATACTGCAGGCACAATCACGTTGGCTGCCCAAGCACTTCAGGATGCAGGTGCGTTGGATGTCTATGCTTGCTGCACACATGCTGTATTGTCAGGCCCAGCCATGGACCGCATCAACAACTCCGTAATCAAAGAATTGATCGTCACTGATTCGATTGATATCCCTGCTGAAAAAGTCAGCGAAAAAATCGTACAGGTATCCGTGTCACAATTGATCGCTGAAGCAATCAAACGTATCCACGAAAACCGCTCAGTAAGCCCGCTGTTCCAAGAAAAATTCGTAATCATCGACTAA